From the genome of Thermaerobacter marianensis DSM 12885:
GGTGCAGGAGCTGCTCCAGGCGCCGGACCGGCTGGCGACCATGGCCCGGGCGAGCCGGCAGCTGGGCCGGCCCGATGCCACCGCGGCCATCGTGGAGCGGGTGCTCGAGGTGGCCCGGGCCGCGCTGCCGGCCGAGAGCCGCTAGGCGGTCGCAATTGGACGGTGCCGGGGCGCGCGGCGGCAGGGCGTCGCGGCACCGACGGCCAAAACGTCTACAGGGTACAGAGTGAAAGAACCGTACGGACGGTTGCGGCGGCGGGCGGCAAGGGCGGGACCACGGGAGACGATGCCAGGTGGACCGGGAGACCATGGCGCGCGAACTGCAAGGGGTCGTCAAGGGCTTGGTGAAGGTGGCCGAGCCCCTGGCCCGCTACACCACCTTCCGCATCGGCGGGCCCGCCGACGTGCTGGTGGAACCGGCCGACGAGGAGGACCTGGCCCGGGCCCTGGCCTGGGCGCAGGAGCGCGGCGTGCCCGTCACCCTGCTGGGCGGCGGCAGCAACGTGCTGGTGCCCGACGAGGGGCTGCCTGGCCTGGTGCTGCGGATCGGGCTGGATGGGATCCGCTGGGAACGCCCCGGCGATGGCGGCCGCCGGGGCGTGGTGGTGGGGGCGGGCACGGTGCTGGCCCGCCTGGTCCACGAGGCGGCGCGGCGCGGCTGCCGGGGCCTGGAGCCCTGCGCCGGCATCCCCGGCACCGTGGGCGGCGCCCTGGTGATGAACGCCGGCACCCGCGACGGCAGCATCGGCCAGGTGGTGGACTGGGTGCGGGTGGTCGAACCCGGCGGGCAGCTGGCCGTCTGGCCGCGGGAGCAGTGCGGCTTCGCCTACCGCTCCAGCCGCATGCAGGCCGAGGGCATCCCGGTGGTGGCGGCCCGCCTGGTCCTGGACCCGGGGGACCCGCAGGCCATCCTGCAGGAGATCCGCAGGCACACGGCCTACCGCCAGCGCACCCAGCCGCTGCGCTACCCCAACTGCGGCAGCGTGTTCAAGAACCCGCCCGGCGACGCGTCGGGCCGGCTGATCGAAGCGTGCGGGCTCAAGGGCCTGCGCCGGGGTCGGGCCCAAATCAGTGAGCAGCACGCCAACTTCATCATCAATCTGGGCGGGGCGACGGCCGAGGACGTGCTGGACCTGATGACCACCGCCTGGCGCTGCGTCCGGGACCGCTTCGGGGTGATCCTCGAGCCGGAGGTGCGCCTGCTGGGCGCCCTGGCCCGGCGGTGGCCGCCCGACCCGGTGGCGCCGGCTCCGGCGGCCGGCGGGGACGGCGCGTAACGGAACGGGACGCGGCGGCCCGGCAGGCGCCTCCGTCCGGCTTCCATCCGGCCGGGTGGCGGCGCCAGGGCCCGCCGGGCCCGCCGGCGCAACGGGGGGAAGAGCGTGGTCCCCGAAGGGACAAGCCTATGGGCGCAGGAGGTCCGCCGGCGCCGGCTCCGGGGCCGGCGCATGGCGCTGGCGGCCGGCGTCGCGGCGCTGCTCCTCGGCGTGTACCTCTTCATGCGCTCGCCCTACTTCGCCGTCGACCACCTGCGGATCCGCGGCTACCAGCGGCTGGACCCCGCCACGGTGCGGGACCTGGCCGGGATCCCCGCCGGCACGCTGATCTGGCGGGTCGACCCCGGCGCCGTCGCCCGGCGCCTGGAGTCCCACCCGCGCATCGCGGGGGCCGTGGTCCGGCGGGAGTGGCCCCGGGGGCTGATCATCGAGCTGCAGGAGCGGGCGACGGTGGCCCTGCTGGTCGAACCCGGCGGGGACCGGTGGGCGGAACTGGACGTCCAGGGCCGGATCCTGGCGGCGGGGCGGGGGACGCCGCCGGGGCTTGTCCCGTCCGGGCGCGCCGGCCGGGCATCGGCCGGGCGTCCGGTGCAGGGGTCGCGGGCGGCCCGTGCCGGCGGCACCGGGACCGCCGGGAAGGGGGGCTCCGCGGGCCAGTCCGCCGGGGCGGCGCCGGGTGCGGACGCCACCGTTCCGGCTCCCGTTCCCGTGCTGGAGTGGGCTGCGGGCGCACCTTCCGGCGGGCAAGGGAACGGGCCGGCCGTGGTGTGGGAGCCCGGCCGGTTCGTCCCCCAGCCCCTGGCCCAAGGGGCCGCCGTGGCTGCGGTGCTGGAAGCGGCGCAGCTCTCGGATCCGCCCCGGCGTCTGGTGGTGGGGGAGGGAGGCACCCTGGAGGTCCGGCTGGCCAGCGGCCTCACCGTGCGCTGGGGCCGGATGGACACCGGCACGGATGCGAAGGTCCGCGCCCTGGCAGCGGCCCTGGAGGCCGTGGCCCAGGACCCCGCGGCGGCCCGGCCGGCCTACGTGGACGTCACCGACCCCCAGCGGCCCGTGCTGGGGCCGCCGGCGGAGGAGCCCGGCCAGGGGGCCCCGGGTCGACGGTGAAGCCGGTCCCCGCCCGGGACCACCGGGGCGGTGCGGGCGGCGGGCCCGTTGCGCCACCGGCCGGCGGCGGCCGCGGGCGGGCTCCGGCTGCCGGCGGAAGGGCCGGCGAGCCGTTCCGCCGGCGGACCGGGCCGTGGCCGCGCCGGACCGCCGACGAACCGTACGGGAGGGGCAGGGAACCGGCCCGGCGCGTGGAACTGTAGCATGAAGTTTGTCCAGCAGCCCACCGTGCTGTCGATTCGAAATCCTCGTCCCGGCATCGCGAACCCCGCGGGGACCGGGCGATCCGGGAAGGTGCCGTCGCCTGCGGCACCGGGGAGGTTTGGATCGTGCTCGAGTTCGACATGGAAAGCCAGCCCTTTGCCGTCATCAAAGTGGTCGGCGTGGGCGGCGGGGGGAACAACGCCGTCAACCGCATGATCGAAGCGGGCCTGCGGGGCGTGGAATTCCTGGCCGTGAACACCGACGCCCAGGCCCTGTCCGCATCGCTGGCTTCGGAGAAGATTCAGATCGGCCGCCAGGTGACCCGCGGCCTGGGCGCCGGGGCCGACCCCGAGATCGGCAAGAAGGCGGCCGAGGAGAGCCGCGAGGAGATCAAGGAGCGCCTCAAGGGCGCCGACATGGTCTTCATCACCGCCGGCATGGGGGGCGGCACGGGGACGGGCGCCTCGCCCGTCATCGCCGAGATCGCCACGGAGGTAGGGGCCCTGACGGTGGGGGTGGTGACCCGGCCCTTCTCCTTTGAGGGCCGCAAGCGGGCCGCCCAGGCGGAGATGGGGATCAACAACCTCAAGGCCAAGGTGGACACCCTGATCACCATCCCCAACGACCGCCTGCTGCAGGTGGTCGACAAGAAGACCTCCATCCTGCAGGCGTTCCGCGTGGCCGATGACGTCCTGCGCCAGGGCGTCCAGGGCATCTCCGACCTCATCGCCGTCCCGGGGCTGATCAACCTGGACTTCGCCGACGTCCGGACCATCATGATGAACACCGGCTCGGCCCTGATGGGCATCGGCGTGGGCCGGGGCGAGACCCGCGCCGTCGACGCCGCCCGGGCCGCCATCTCGAGCCCGCTGCTGGAGGCCTCCATCGAAGGGGCCAAGGGCGTGCTGCTGAGCATCACCGGCGGCACCGACCTGGGCCTGTACGAGGTCAACGAGGCCGCGGAGATCATCGCCCAGGCGGCGGACCCCGACGCCAACATCATCTTCGGCGCGGTGATCGACGAGTCGCTGCAGGACGAGATCCGGGTCACGGTGATCGCCACGGGTTTCGACCCCAAGCCGGCGGCGCCTTCCGCCGACCTGGACGACCTGCCCATCAAGCCCTTCACCGGTGACGACCTGGACATCCCCCACTTCCTGCGCCGGCGGCCGCGCCCGGCCCGGTAGGCGCCGCCACCTGGTCGCCTGCCGCCCGCGGCGGGGTAGCGCGCCCCTTCGCGTCCCGGCCACCGGGGCCGGTCCGGTCGCCACCGCGCCGCCGCCTGCGGCAGCGGACGGCGGAACCCGCCCCGCCTCGACACCGCCCGCGATCAGGACTCGACATGTTTTCCAGCAACCCGGGCGTATAATCAGACCGCCGGCGGCCAGGCCCGCCGGCGGTCGCCGCCTTGGGGCACCGGCGGCGGGGCACCTGCGGCCGGAGCCCCTTCGCCCCGGCGCATCGCTGCGGGCGCCCGGTTCTACCCGCCGGGTGCCGGGCATAGACATGCGATCGTGGCGATGGCACAGCGGGGGCGACGCCCGTGCCGTACGTCTACCTGGACATCTTCGTCCTGGTCAACGCGGTGGTCGACTACGCCCTCCTGGCCGCCACGGCCCAGGCGACCCAGGCGCGGACCAGCCGGTGGCGCCTCTTGCTGGCCACGGCCTGGGGGACGGCCTTCGCCTGCGCCGCCGCCCTGTTTCCCGCGGGGCCCTGGCGCGGCCTGCCCGCGGTCTTGCTGGCTTCCGCCCTGATGCTCCTGCTCGCCTTCTGGCCGGTGACGCCGCGGCGGCTGCTGGCCCTGGCCGCCTGGTTCTACGGCCTGGCCTGCTTCGTGGCCGGCGGGGCCATGGCCGTCCTGTCGCTGGCGGCGGGGCGGGGGCTGCCGGCCGGGGCGCCCGCCCTGGCCCTGGTGCCGGCGGTGGCGGCGGTCCTGGCGACGGGCCGGTACTTCTGGCAAGCGTGGCGCCGGCGGTCCTTGCCGGGACCCTTGTACGTCACCCTACGGGTGGCGTGCGAGGGGCGGTCGCTGGACCTGCCCGCCCTGGTGGACACGGGCAACCAGCTCCGGGACCCCCTGACGGGCCTGGCCGTGGTCGTCGTGGAAGAACAGGCCGTCGCCCCGCTGCTGCCGCCGGGCCTGCGCCAGGCGGTGGCCGCGGGCGACGACATCGCCGCCTGGGCCCGCGCGGCGACGGCCTGCGGGTGGGCCGACCGCCTTCGCATCGTGCCCTTCGCATCCATCGGTCGGGAGCGGGGCTTTCTGGCCGGGTTCCG
Proteins encoded in this window:
- the murB gene encoding UDP-N-acetylmuramate dehydrogenase, translated to MARELQGVVKGLVKVAEPLARYTTFRIGGPADVLVEPADEEDLARALAWAQERGVPVTLLGGGSNVLVPDEGLPGLVLRIGLDGIRWERPGDGGRRGVVVGAGTVLARLVHEAARRGCRGLEPCAGIPGTVGGALVMNAGTRDGSIGQVVDWVRVVEPGGQLAVWPREQCGFAYRSSRMQAEGIPVVAARLVLDPGDPQAILQEIRRHTAYRQRTQPLRYPNCGSVFKNPPGDASGRLIEACGLKGLRRGRAQISEQHANFIINLGGATAEDVLDLMTTAWRCVRDRFGVILEPEVRLLGALARRWPPDPVAPAPAAGGDGA
- the ftsZ gene encoding cell division protein FtsZ, whose protein sequence is MLEFDMESQPFAVIKVVGVGGGGNNAVNRMIEAGLRGVEFLAVNTDAQALSASLASEKIQIGRQVTRGLGAGADPEIGKKAAEESREEIKERLKGADMVFITAGMGGGTGTGASPVIAEIATEVGALTVGVVTRPFSFEGRKRAAQAEMGINNLKAKVDTLITIPNDRLLQVVDKKTSILQAFRVADDVLRQGVQGISDLIAVPGLINLDFADVRTIMMNTGSALMGIGVGRGETRAVDAARAAISSPLLEASIEGAKGVLLSITGGTDLGLYEVNEAAEIIAQAADPDANIIFGAVIDESLQDEIRVTVIATGFDPKPAAPSADLDDLPIKPFTGDDLDIPHFLRRRPRPAR
- a CDS encoding cell division protein FtsQ/DivIB, which translates into the protein MVPEGTSLWAQEVRRRRLRGRRMALAAGVAALLLGVYLFMRSPYFAVDHLRIRGYQRLDPATVRDLAGIPAGTLIWRVDPGAVARRLESHPRIAGAVVRREWPRGLIIELQERATVALLVEPGGDRWAELDVQGRILAAGRGTPPGLVPSGRAGRASAGRPVQGSRAARAGGTGTAGKGGSAGQSAGAAPGADATVPAPVPVLEWAAGAPSGGQGNGPAVVWEPGRFVPQPLAQGAAVAAVLEAAQLSDPPRRLVVGEGGTLEVRLASGLTVRWGRMDTGTDAKVRALAAALEAVAQDPAAARPAYVDVTDPQRPVLGPPAEEPGQGAPGRR
- a CDS encoding sigma-E processing peptidase SpoIIGA, whose translation is MPYVYLDIFVLVNAVVDYALLAATAQATQARTSRWRLLLATAWGTAFACAAALFPAGPWRGLPAVLLASALMLLLAFWPVTPRRLLALAAWFYGLACFVAGGAMAVLSLAAGRGLPAGAPALALVPAVAAVLATGRYFWQAWRRRSLPGPLYVTLRVACEGRSLDLPALVDTGNQLRDPLTGLAVVVVEEQAVAPLLPPGLRQAVAAGDDIAAWARAATACGWADRLRIVPFASIGRERGFLAGFRPDALWLQVAGHGNAAGVRGAAEEPRRSGTPAAPAEAGAGQLEAAAAAIDPIEAQDPARGPWRALGPAVVAVFPGRFTGDQHYVALLPTALLEAPPAAHGAAARVS